In Ignavibacteriota bacterium, the DNA window AAATCGTCGGGACTGTCCTGTTGCATCATCCTCCACATGGCCTCGACGTATTCGGGGGCGTAGCCCCAGTCGCGTTTTGCGTTCATATTCCCGAGCGAAAGCGACGGCTGAAGGCCGGCCTTGATGCGTGCCGCCGCCCGTGTGATTTTCCGCGTCACGAAGGTCTCACCCCGCCGTGGCGACTCGTGATTAAACAGAATGCCATTGCTCGCGAAAATGTTGTATGCCTCGCGATAGTTCACCACGATCCAGTATCCGTAAATCTTGGCGACCGCGTACGGCGACCGCGGATAAAAGGGTGTGGTCTCGCTTTGAGGTACTTCCTGGACCTTCCCGTACAGCTCGCTCGTGGAGGCCTGGTAGAATCGTGTGGACACACCCGTCTCCTTGATTGCATCAAGAAAGCGCAGGGTCCCTATGGCATCCACTTCGGCGGTATATTCCGGCACCTCGAACGACACTTTCACATGGCTTTGCGCCGCCAGATTGTATACTTCGTCGGGCTGCACCTTCTCGAGCATGCGGTTCAGATTGCTCGAATCGGTCAGATCCCCGTAATGCAGAAAGAGCCGTGAGTTCAACACCGCGGGATCGTTGTATAAATGATCGATGCGCCCGGTGTTGAAAGAACTGCTGCGACGGATCAATCCGTGGACTATATATCCCTTCTCAAGAAGCAGCTCTGCAAGATAGGAGCCGTCTTGACCGGTGATACCAGTGACGAGTGCGGTTTTCATGATGTACTGTTGTTAGACGTGAGACGGGAGACGGGAGACGGGAGACGGGAGACGTAAAGGCGTAAAGAGGTAAAGG includes these proteins:
- the gmd gene encoding GDP-mannose 4,6-dehydratase; translation: MKTALVTGITGQDGSYLAELLLEKGYIVHGLIRRSSSFNTGRIDHLYNDPAVLNSRLFLHYGDLTDSSNLNRMLEKVQPDEVYNLAAQSHVKVSFEVPEYTAEVDAIGTLRFLDAIKETGVSTRFYQASTSELYGKVQEVPQSETTPFYPRSPYAVAKIYGYWIVVNYREAYNIFASNGILFNHESPRRGETFVTRKITRAAARIKAGLQPSLSLGNMNAKRDWGYAPEYVEAMWRMMQQDSPDDFVIATGETHTVREFVEVAFGELDMPITWEGEGVEEVGRDTRTGAAIVTVNPSYYRPTEVDLLIGNPGKAKSLLGWEPRVRFDELARMMARADYDKVVKRGY